GCTCCTGACTTCGCGGAGTCCCGGCATCGAAACGCGCGCGGCGCCGAACGGTTCACCATTCACGTTGGTCACGATTCCACTGACGGTGCCGACGTGCGACGCCACGGAGTCGGTCGGTCCCACCAGCAGGTCGCGGCGCTCGATCCGCCCCGCCCTCGGCGCCAGCTCGATTTCACCGCTCGATGTAGAGTCCTTGGCGCTCGTGCCCGAGGCTCGAATGGACATCGCTTCCCAAATGGGGATGTCGCAGACGCTGTAGTTGCCCGAGTCATCCGCGAATCCCTCGGCCGTCCAGCGCCGACCTACGACGTGGCCCGACTTGGCCCTCAACTCGACCCACGTGACCTCCACCTTTGCGTGAGCGAGCGGGCGCATGGTCGTCGCGTCGCGCACCGTGCCGAACACGAAGCCGCTGTCCTTGGGCACCCGGAGGCCGCGGCACTCGATCCGCCACAGCGTCGCGAAGGAGGGGACGCCCAAGCGGACCTCCTCATCCTCGTTCCCGACGGTCGCCTTACGCGAAACCCCGGAAAGGCCGAGCGAATCGAGCACGGCGTGCTGAATGGCGAACGTGTAGTCGCCGGGCGGAATGCTGTCGAAGTAGAAACGCCCGTCAGAATCGGTGGTGGTGTTTCGCGCGCCGGCCCCGGTGCCGAGAATACTGACAAAGGCGTCTCGGAGAGGCTGTCGCCGGATGCTGTCATAGGCCACGCCGCGGAC
This genomic stretch from Gemmatimonadaceae bacterium harbors:
- a CDS encoding carboxypeptidase regulatory-like domain-containing protein, which codes for MKTFVVLCAAAMSAIVASTNATAQAVSHSSASAIPRTLPVRGVAYDSIRRQPLRDAFVSILGTGAGARNTTTDSDGRFYFDSIPPGDYTFAIQHAVLDSLGLSGVSRKATVGNEDEEVRLGVPSFATLWRIECRGLRVPKDSGFVFGTVRDATTMRPLAHAKVEVTWVELRAKSGHVVGRRWTAEGFADDSGNYSVCDIPIWEAMSIRASGTSAKDSTSSGEIELAPRAGRIERRDLLVGPTDSVASHVGTVSGIVTNVNGEPFGAARVSMPGLREVRSDADGRFVLHDVPIGTQQIEVLSVGVSPVSQTIDVMPHDTTRVALQFGRPIVLKGMRTTATPGVHVMAQEFDARRKGGAGYMLDSTSIAHYPDFINVFNDVPGIRMVRRLGQVALTTTNDKGVACSPTLLMDGIETSGNALSDLQSHEVAAVEVYARPLMVPAELIPPGRPNECGMVVVWTKYTFRNR